The proteins below come from a single Holdemania massiliensis genomic window:
- a CDS encoding ParB/RepB/Spo0J family partition protein, with protein MGQLLTDVLVDMLNPVTQEQVNLGKLIFVDIDRIKRNPLNTAPITAIEELKENILEGGLKQPLVVYKKNNSYMIHTGERRWTALKQLFEEGKEVSFMGKVLLDKVPVFVEQTAEDELMEEIDLMRSNSHRSWSKEQREAMMTQAHECYQKLCDRGCKPKGREREWITALLGYSDGSVKDFLTKLNKENELGQFAPETAEEDPQKKEKNTAEKILKKLNKTIDELSNLDFEKFSDDETVIVKIKINELIGMCEQIIQ; from the coding sequence ATGGGTCAGTTATTGACAGATGTATTAGTAGACATGTTGAATCCAGTAACACAAGAACAGGTCAACCTGGGGAAACTGATCTTTGTGGACATTGATCGGATAAAAAGAAATCCACTGAATACTGCACCGATTACAGCGATTGAGGAATTGAAGGAGAATATTTTAGAAGGTGGACTAAAGCAACCTCTGGTTGTGTATAAGAAAAACAACAGTTATATGATTCATACTGGCGAAAGGCGTTGGACTGCCCTAAAGCAACTTTTTGAAGAAGGGAAAGAAGTTAGTTTTATGGGTAAAGTGCTGTTAGATAAAGTGCCTGTATTCGTGGAGCAGACAGCAGAAGATGAACTTATGGAAGAGATTGATCTTATGCGTTCCAATTCACACCGATCCTGGTCAAAGGAACAGAGAGAAGCCATGATGACTCAAGCTCATGAGTGCTATCAAAAGTTATGTGACAGGGGATGCAAACCTAAAGGGAGAGAGCGAGAATGGATCACAGCTTTATTAGGATATAGCGATGGTAGCGTGAAAGATTTTCTAACTAAGCTAAATAAAGAAAATGAATTGGGGCAATTTGCCCCGGAAACAGCAGAAGAGGATCCTCAAAAAAAAGAAAAAAACACCGCAGAAAAAATATTGAAGAAGCTCAATAAAACAATTGATGAGCTATCAAATTTAGATTTTGAAAAGTTTAGCGATGATGAAACTGTTATTGTTAAAATTAAAATTAACGAACTCATAGGTATGTGCGAGCAGATTATACAATGA
- a CDS encoding DUF5411 family protein, with protein sequence MSGAIAYYGLVLLSLILIFTAIDFNNKITADDDVHSTTRTTQISSITEAVNLGDLFSSGKLSIDQSQALDLWLSNFQENKDINLKYQIDILGVSEEPPGIAVRVRGYSTYLMLDTDLIVDYTNIIIIDDKEG encoded by the coding sequence ATGAGTGGTGCGATTGCTTACTATGGATTGGTGTTATTATCCTTGATACTGATCTTTACTGCTATTGATTTTAACAACAAGATAACAGCGGACGATGATGTACATAGTACAACGCGCACCACTCAGATATCCTCAATTACAGAGGCAGTAAATCTCGGAGATCTATTTTCAAGTGGTAAATTATCTATAGATCAAAGCCAGGCATTAGATTTATGGTTGTCAAATTTCCAAGAAAATAAGGATATCAACCTAAAATATCAAATTGATATTTTAGGTGTATCTGAAGAACCACCAGGCATTGCGGTAAGAGTAAGAGGATACAGTACCTATTTAATGCTGGATACTGATCTTATAGTTGATTATACAAATATTATTATTATTGACGATAAGGAAGGATGA